A single window of Syntrophotalea acetylenica DNA harbors:
- the nifD gene encoding nitrogenase molybdenum-iron protein alpha chain, translating into MDKDHTAVKVPLDGIQKQTTEELIDRTLELYPEKARNKRAPHMAANDPGVQGCSVKSNRKTVPGVMSARGCAYAGAKGVVWGPIRDMTHVSHGPVGCGYYSWGTRRNLVDGHQGVDVFSAMQFTSDFQEKDVVYGGDKKLAVICREIRELFPLAKGISVLSECPVGLIGDDINAVAKKSCQELNLPVIPCNCEGFRGVSQSLGHHISNDSIRDFVIGTREFDDEPGPYDIALIGDYNIGGDAWASRKILEELGLRVRAIWTGDGQIEHIAATHQVKLNLIHCYRSMNYMAKVMEERYGIPWMEFNFFGPTKIAASLRAIAARFDRTIQDNAEKIIEKYTPMMQAIVDEYRPRLEGKRALLFVGGLRPRHTIGAYEDLGLEIVGTGYEFAHNDDYERTYEEMARGTLIFDDASEIELEKWAREYKVDLVGSGIKEKYVFQKAGIPFRQMHSWDYSGPYHGYEGFPVFARDIDMAINSPTWGLVKAPF; encoded by the coding sequence ATGGACAAGGACCATACAGCCGTCAAGGTGCCCCTCGATGGCATCCAAAAGCAGACAACGGAAGAGCTGATCGACCGGACCCTCGAACTCTATCCGGAAAAAGCCCGCAACAAGCGCGCCCCCCACATGGCGGCCAACGATCCCGGCGTCCAAGGCTGCAGCGTCAAATCCAACCGCAAGACCGTGCCCGGCGTAATGAGCGCCCGCGGTTGCGCCTACGCTGGCGCCAAAGGCGTGGTATGGGGACCGATCCGGGATATGACCCATGTTTCCCACGGTCCGGTCGGCTGCGGCTACTACAGCTGGGGCACCCGCCGCAATCTGGTGGACGGTCACCAGGGTGTGGACGTGTTCAGCGCCATGCAGTTCACCTCCGATTTTCAGGAAAAGGACGTTGTCTACGGCGGCGACAAAAAACTCGCGGTCATCTGCAGGGAAATCAGGGAACTGTTCCCCCTGGCCAAAGGTATTTCGGTTCTATCCGAATGCCCCGTCGGCCTGATCGGTGACGACATCAACGCGGTCGCCAAAAAATCCTGCCAGGAACTGAATCTGCCAGTGATTCCATGCAATTGCGAAGGTTTTCGTGGCGTCAGCCAGTCGCTGGGGCACCATATTTCCAATGACAGCATCCGCGACTTCGTCATCGGCACCCGCGAATTCGATGATGAGCCGGGACCTTACGATATCGCCCTGATCGGGGACTACAATATCGGCGGTGACGCCTGGGCCTCCAGAAAGATCCTGGAAGAACTCGGCCTGCGGGTACGGGCCATCTGGACCGGTGACGGGCAGATCGAACATATCGCCGCCACCCATCAGGTGAAACTGAACCTCATCCACTGCTACCGCTCCATGAACTACATGGCCAAGGTCATGGAAGAACGCTACGGCATCCCCTGGATGGAATTCAACTTCTTCGGTCCGACCAAGATCGCCGCCAGCCTGCGCGCCATTGCCGCCCGTTTCGACCGGACGATCCAGGACAACGCTGAAAAGATCATCGAAAAATACACGCCGATGATGCAGGCGATCGTCGACGAGTACCGCCCGCGCCTCGAAGGCAAACGCGCCCTGCTGTTCGTCGGCGGTCTGCGGCCCCGTCACACCATCGGAGCCTATGAAGACCTTGGGCTGGAAATCGTCGGCACCGGCTATGAATTCGCCCACAACGACGACTATGAGCGCACCTACGAAGAGATGGCCCGAGGCACCCTGATTTTCGACGACGCCTCGGAAATCGAGCTGGAAAAATGGGCTAGGGAGTACAAGGTCGATCTGGTGGGCAGCGGCATCAAGGAAAAGTACGTGTTCCAGAAAGCCGGCATCCCCTTCCGGCAGATGCACAGCTGGGATTATTCCGGCCCGTACCACGGCTATGAAGGTTTCCCGGTCTTCGCCCGGGACATCGACATGGCCATCAACAGCCCGACCTGGGGCCTGGTCAAGGCGCCGTTTTAA